The Psychrobacillus sp. FSL K6-2836 nucleotide sequence ACCAAATTGTTGAGTTGGAAAAAATGGAAACGCTTAAATTATTAGAAAAAACTTGTGTAATTATCGGTTTTGAAAGTGAAGAGGGAGTCCGTAGAAATAAAGGTCAACTTGGAGCAGCAAAAGCACCTAACGCTTTACGTACAGAATTGGCAAAGCTACCATGGAAACTATCTAATGGAAAGCACCTTGCAGATATAGGGACAATTGAGTGTATTGGCAGTGACCTAGAAAAAGCCCAACAACAGCTTGGGGAAGTAGTAAGCAAAGTCTTACATAAAGAGATGACCCCGATTATTCTTGGCGGCGGGCATGAAACCGCTTACGGACATTATCTTGGTGTTCGAGATTATATTGGAGATAAAGCGAAGTTAGGGATTATCAATATTGACGCACACTTTGATTTGCGCCCATACGATGAACAGACTTCCTCAGGGACGATGTTCAGACAAATATTGGAACAAGATGAAAACAGTAGTTATTTCGTTCTTGGTATCCAACGATACGGTAATACGCAAGAGCTATTCGACAAGGCGGATGAACTAGAAGTTACCTATATTTATGAAGAGGATATGCATCATGGACAGTTGGACCAAGTGAATGCATCTATAGAGAAGTTTATCCAAAAACATGATCGGATCATGCTTACGCTATGTACGGATGTATTAAATGCTGCATTTGCACCAGGTGTAAGTGCTCCATCACCGTTTGGTTTGGAACCCACCATTGTTCGTGCAATTATCAAGACCGTAACTTCCCATGAAAAAGTGTTGTCTTTTGATATTTCGGAAGTAAATCCAATCTTGGATGAAAATAATCGAACCGTAAAACTTGGAGCTTATTTGACAAATGAAGCAATTACATCATTTTTAGGAGGAAGAAAGAATGACACTAGCACTTGACCAAATTACAACAATCTTCCTTTCCATAGCACTTTTGGTTCTAGGTACATACCTAGTAAAGAAGATTGGATTCTTAAATAAGTTCTGTATACCAGCCCCAGTAGTAGGGGGATTACTATTTGCACTCCTTGCTACAATAGCCAAATCATTTGATTTGTTTGAAATTACATTAGATACATCTTTACAAGGATTGTTCATGCTTACCTTTTTTACTACAGTTGGCTTAGGAGCAAGTTTTAAACTTGTGAAATTGGGTGGGAAGCTACTCGTTATATACTGGCTAGCTTGTGGATTCTTAGCGCTTGCACAAAACACAATCGGTGTGTCTATGGCGTATTTATTTGATCTTCATCCTTTAATTGGAATGATGGCTGGAGCAGTTTCAATGGAAGGTGGACACGGTGCAGCAACTGCATTCGGACAAACTGTTGAAGATTTGGGTATTAATTCGGCGCTTTCTATCGGAGTAGCAGCTGCTACGTTTGGTCTCGTTGCAGGGGGACTTATCGGAGGACCAATTGTTAAATATCTTGTTACGAAGTATGATTTGAAATCAACGGAAACGGATGAAGCTACACAGGTTGATCTTGAAGAAAATGATAAAGCAATCAAAACGAATACATTTTTCACACAACTACTACTAATCACTTTCTGTATGGCACTTGGAACTTATTTGGGAGGTTTGTTCTCCTCTGCAACAGGATTTGTTCTTCCTGGATACGTTGGGGCTATGTTTGTAGCGGTTATTGTGAGAAATATTGTAGATAAATTTAATCCTAAGACTGTAGATATGAATAGTATTGGCTTAGTAGGTGACATATCCTTAGGAATCTTCTTATCCATGGCACTTATGAGCATTAAACTGTGGGAAATAGCAGATTTGGCTCTTCCGTTAATCGCAATCGTTATTGTCCAAGTTATCTTCATTGTTCTTTTTGGCATCTTTGTTCTGTTCCGTCTTTTAGGAAAAGATTACGATGCTGCTGTAATGGTAGCTGGTTTCACAGGCCATGGCTTAGGTGCAACACCTAATGCAATGGCGAATATGGCTGCTGTAACAGAAAGATTCGGCCCATCGAAAAAAGCATATCTAGTCGTACCAATTGTTGGAGCATTCCTCATAGATGTGTTTGCAATGCCTATTATTATTACGACAATTAACTTATTCCAATAAACGATAAATAATCCCTTGTTCATGTTGTTGAACAAGGGATTAATTATCGTCCTTGAACATTCATGTTTGTTTGCTAAATCAAGAACAAACAACTACTTGCGATTCCTCGGAAGTATATTGCGATTCTCGGGGGCGACCTTGCGATTTCTCGAAAGTATATTGCGATTCTCGAGGTAGACCTTGCGATTAGAAGCACTTGACTTGCGGTACGCACAAAAACACGATTCAACTTGCGATTTCTCGAAAGTATATTGCGATTCTCGAGGTAGACCTTGCGATTAGAAGCACTTGACTTGCGATACGTTCAAAAACACGATTCAACTTGCGATTTGTGGTCCTGATCTTGCGATTTCTCGAAAGTATATTGCGATTCTCGTGATCGACCTTGCGATTAGAAGCACTTGACTTGCGATACCCAACACAAAGAGCGG carries:
- the hutG gene encoding formimidoylglutamase gives rise to the protein MNGLLKKVNEGIWSGRTDHLENRTSFRYHQIVELEKMETLKLLEKTCVIIGFESEEGVRRNKGQLGAAKAPNALRTELAKLPWKLSNGKHLADIGTIECIGSDLEKAQQQLGEVVSKVLHKEMTPIILGGGHETAYGHYLGVRDYIGDKAKLGIINIDAHFDLRPYDEQTSSGTMFRQILEQDENSSYFVLGIQRYGNTQELFDKADELEVTYIYEEDMHHGQLDQVNASIEKFIQKHDRIMLTLCTDVLNAAFAPGVSAPSPFGLEPTIVRAIIKTVTSHEKVLSFDISEVNPILDENNRTVKLGAYLTNEAITSFLGGRKNDTST
- the gltS gene encoding sodium/glutamate symporter: MTLALDQITTIFLSIALLVLGTYLVKKIGFLNKFCIPAPVVGGLLFALLATIAKSFDLFEITLDTSLQGLFMLTFFTTVGLGASFKLVKLGGKLLVIYWLACGFLALAQNTIGVSMAYLFDLHPLIGMMAGAVSMEGGHGAATAFGQTVEDLGINSALSIGVAAATFGLVAGGLIGGPIVKYLVTKYDLKSTETDEATQVDLEENDKAIKTNTFFTQLLLITFCMALGTYLGGLFSSATGFVLPGYVGAMFVAVIVRNIVDKFNPKTVDMNSIGLVGDISLGIFLSMALMSIKLWEIADLALPLIAIVIVQVIFIVLFGIFVLFRLLGKDYDAAVMVAGFTGHGLGATPNAMANMAAVTERFGPSKKAYLVVPIVGAFLIDVFAMPIIITTINLFQ